A region from the uncultured Holophaga sp. genome encodes:
- a CDS encoding sigma-54 dependent transcriptional regulator, with the protein MPELAASWLGSWEAPWRPRGRRWGDAAWALGALSQAWLLGGREGRWPLARWQAGPRPGPWDGTWAQQPDPRWVALLRHGTPQADPARPRQREGELEAWCWAELLEGRSEAWWARAPLLLDPVECIRWLPWLGAIDPQGQLQVPPFVEHLLPEGVCRLPPGWWSRLLSGLDGKGRLLPSGSLPPGPPWELLLAEEGRLLEPFLLHPLPPVLEAYREAPWLQELPGDRWVIDPRLRAWGRGRGLPEPPGGLAFGAPTPPLIQAILRGQTPEHSWQRPIQADLAGTPAELPPPSGDPTLDRLRMRWGGTPAPASPGYPPWGCRAHPCSDPFHWMAEGRRAFLDRDLEGALRAFTLAHAHFHRLESPLWAGRAAANAGSTALFWGDLPALEAWQKAAGPQPEPFQTYDRALLKACRGDWKGASPLLECLREEHPDFEPIWVLRAHQGLWTGQTRLIEEALPRLSPSSFRCLLEAFLAGDFARGLPDLDAEEALQWAYLRLIRGYGSPAHFWALWEGCPSQLLRLELGLGLLQGRPEERSAGKLLKLQALADRSRSGIHLAKLKGLWPQAPTPTPLDPRDALETWLASRRHPTWICWEGGALGQGERPPEPLLARLLDPGASAPGMAGDRVWWSWPLHWDGSRVGTALVGLPQEGDPGGLRAVEISAPWVARLRPASPAPAPLTLRLLSDGSEPLATALRELARVAPSTLPVLIQGPSGSGKELAAWELHRLSQRRGPLVPVNCAAFAEGLLESELFGHVRGAFTGADRDRRGAIEQAEDGTLFLDEIADLSPRLQSLLLRVLQERELRRVGSERSRKVDVRFVAATHRDLEQLSAEGRFRSDLLFRLQGTVIPLPSLEARRHEFPFLVPHLVAQLAQEHGLPCPVLAPGLPRALASRPWPGNFRQLQHALARAILRCGQGPLQPEHFPELLEPLPERPGTWVSATQEFQRRLLLDRLLRNSFQVSETAEDLGLTRPALYAAARRTGLDLVAERIRWEGGDPLQEHPR; encoded by the coding sequence GTGCCCGAGCTCGCCGCCTCCTGGCTGGGCTCCTGGGAGGCCCCCTGGAGGCCCCGGGGGCGCCGCTGGGGGGATGCGGCCTGGGCCCTGGGCGCCCTCTCGCAGGCCTGGCTCCTGGGAGGACGGGAGGGACGCTGGCCCCTGGCCAGATGGCAGGCGGGGCCCCGCCCCGGCCCCTGGGACGGGACCTGGGCGCAGCAGCCCGATCCCCGCTGGGTCGCCCTGCTGCGCCATGGCACCCCCCAGGCCGATCCAGCCCGGCCCCGGCAGCGGGAGGGAGAGCTCGAGGCCTGGTGCTGGGCCGAGCTCCTGGAGGGGCGCTCCGAGGCCTGGTGGGCCCGGGCACCCCTCCTGCTGGACCCGGTGGAGTGCATCCGCTGGCTGCCCTGGCTGGGGGCCATAGACCCGCAAGGGCAGCTCCAGGTCCCCCCCTTTGTGGAACACCTCCTGCCCGAGGGCGTCTGCCGACTGCCTCCGGGCTGGTGGAGCCGCCTCCTGTCAGGGCTGGACGGGAAAGGGCGGCTGCTCCCCTCCGGCAGCCTGCCCCCGGGGCCCCCCTGGGAGCTCCTCCTGGCGGAGGAGGGCCGCCTCCTGGAGCCCTTCCTCCTGCACCCCCTGCCCCCCGTCCTGGAGGCCTACCGGGAGGCCCCCTGGCTGCAGGAGCTCCCCGGGGACCGCTGGGTCATCGATCCCCGGCTCCGAGCCTGGGGTCGGGGCAGGGGCCTCCCTGAGCCCCCGGGGGGCCTCGCCTTCGGCGCTCCGACCCCGCCCCTGATCCAGGCCATCCTCCGGGGGCAGACCCCGGAGCACTCCTGGCAGCGCCCCATCCAGGCGGACCTGGCGGGCACCCCGGCAGAGCTCCCCCCGCCCTCAGGGGACCCGACCCTGGACCGCCTGCGGATGCGCTGGGGCGGGACGCCGGCGCCGGCCTCCCCGGGCTATCCCCCCTGGGGATGCCGGGCCCATCCCTGTAGCGACCCCTTCCACTGGATGGCCGAGGGACGGCGGGCCTTTCTGGATCGTGACCTGGAAGGCGCTCTTCGGGCCTTCACCCTGGCCCACGCCCACTTCCATCGACTGGAGAGCCCCCTCTGGGCCGGGCGGGCCGCCGCCAACGCCGGCAGCACAGCCCTCTTCTGGGGGGACCTCCCGGCCCTGGAGGCGTGGCAGAAGGCCGCCGGCCCCCAGCCGGAGCCCTTCCAGACCTACGACCGGGCTCTCCTGAAAGCCTGCCGGGGAGACTGGAAGGGGGCTTCCCCCCTGCTGGAGTGCCTGCGGGAGGAGCACCCAGACTTCGAACCCATCTGGGTGCTCAGGGCCCACCAGGGACTCTGGACCGGTCAGACCCGGCTCATCGAGGAGGCGTTGCCCCGCCTCTCCCCCAGCAGCTTCCGTTGTCTGCTGGAGGCCTTCCTGGCCGGGGACTTCGCCCGGGGACTCCCCGACCTGGATGCAGAGGAGGCGCTCCAATGGGCCTATCTCAGACTCATCCGGGGGTATGGCAGCCCCGCCCATTTCTGGGCGCTCTGGGAGGGCTGCCCCAGCCAGCTCCTCCGCCTGGAGCTCGGCCTGGGCCTCCTCCAGGGGCGCCCGGAGGAGAGAAGCGCCGGGAAGCTCCTCAAGCTTCAAGCCCTTGCGGACCGATCCCGCTCGGGGATCCACTTGGCCAAGCTCAAGGGCCTCTGGCCCCAGGCCCCCACCCCGACCCCCCTGGACCCCAGGGACGCCCTGGAGACCTGGCTGGCCAGCCGCCGCCATCCCACCTGGATCTGCTGGGAGGGCGGGGCCCTGGGTCAGGGGGAGCGCCCCCCGGAGCCCCTGCTCGCCCGCCTCCTGGATCCGGGTGCGTCAGCTCCCGGCATGGCCGGGGACCGGGTCTGGTGGAGCTGGCCCCTCCACTGGGATGGCAGCCGGGTGGGCACGGCCCTCGTGGGCCTCCCTCAGGAGGGCGACCCCGGCGGGCTCCGCGCCGTGGAGATCTCGGCCCCTTGGGTGGCCCGGCTCAGGCCGGCATCGCCCGCCCCGGCACCCCTGACCCTGCGCCTGCTCTCGGATGGCTCCGAGCCCCTGGCAACCGCCCTGCGGGAGCTGGCCCGGGTGGCCCCCAGCACCCTGCCGGTCCTCATCCAGGGCCCCAGCGGCTCAGGCAAGGAGCTGGCGGCCTGGGAGCTGCACCGGCTCTCCCAGCGGAGGGGTCCCCTGGTGCCCGTGAACTGCGCGGCCTTCGCCGAGGGCCTTCTCGAGAGCGAGCTCTTCGGCCATGTGCGGGGCGCCTTCACCGGGGCCGACCGGGACCGGAGGGGGGCCATCGAGCAGGCCGAGGACGGCACCCTTTTCCTGGACGAGATCGCCGACCTCTCGCCCCGGCTCCAGTCCCTCCTGCTCCGGGTCCTCCAGGAACGGGAACTGCGCCGGGTGGGGAGCGAGCGGAGCCGGAAGGTGGATGTGCGCTTCGTGGCAGCCACCCACCGGGACCTGGAGCAGCTCAGCGCGGAGGGCCGCTTCCGCTCTGACCTCCTCTTCCGGCTCCAGGGCACGGTCATCCCCCTGCCCTCCCTGGAGGCGCGGCGCCATGAGTTCCCCTTCCTGGTGCCCCACCTGGTGGCCCAATTGGCCCAGGAGCACGGCCTGCCCTGCCCGGTGCTGGCTCCGGGCCTCCCCAGGGCCCTGGCGTCCCGCCCCTGGCCGGGCAACTTCCGCCAGCTCCAGCACGCCCTGGCCCGGGCCATCCTCCGCTGCGGGCAGGGCCCCCTGCAGCCAGAGCACTTCCCCGAGCTCCTGGAGCCCCTTCCCGAGCGCCCCGGGACCTGGGTCAGCGCCACCCAGGAGTTCCAGCGCCGCCTCCTCCTGGACCGGCTCCTGAGGAACAGCTTCCAGGTGAGCGAGACCGCCGAGGACCTGGGCCTCACCCGCCCGGCCCTCTATGCCGCCGCCCGCCGCACCGGTCTCGATCTGGTGGCCGAGCGGATCCGCTGGGAGGGGGGCGACCCCCTTCAGGAACACCCGCGCTGA